One [Clostridium] saccharolyticum WM1 DNA segment encodes these proteins:
- a CDS encoding rhomboid family intramembrane serine protease, with protein MKDVYRRKRAFINIGLIAMNVIYFLYLEMAGSTVNTQFMVNHGAMYAPLVLEEGEYFRLLTSVFMHFGINHIMNNMLILFILGDNLERALGHIKYLLFYLLCGVGANVISIILNLGDYRSVVSAGASGAIFGVIGGLLYAVFINRGRLEDLSARQLIIMIACSLYFGFTSTGVDNAAHIGGLFFGIVLGILLYRKPRKRCDMKKWG; from the coding sequence CGTGTACAGGCGAAAGAGGGCATTTATAAATATTGGTTTAATTGCTATGAATGTCATCTATTTCCTTTATCTGGAGATGGCAGGTTCCACGGTGAATACGCAGTTTATGGTGAACCATGGAGCGATGTACGCTCCGCTTGTTTTGGAGGAAGGAGAGTACTTCCGGCTGCTCACCTCTGTTTTTATGCATTTTGGTATCAATCATATTATGAATAACATGCTCATTCTGTTTATATTGGGAGATAATCTGGAAAGGGCATTGGGCCATATAAAATACTTACTTTTTTATCTGCTTTGCGGGGTGGGCGCCAATGTGATATCCATAATTTTGAACCTGGGTGATTATCGGAGCGTGGTCTCGGCAGGGGCTTCAGGCGCTATTTTTGGCGTGATTGGAGGCCTTTTATATGCGGTGTTTATTAATCGCGGCCGGCTGGAGGACTTAAGTGCCAGACAGCTGATTATTATGATCGCTTGTTCCCTGTATTTTGGTTTTACCAGTACAGGGGTTGATAATGCTGCCCATATTGGGGGGTTGTTTTTTGGCATTGTACTGGGGATTCTCCTGTATCGTAAGCCGAGAAAACGCTGTGATATGAAAAAATGGGGTTAA
- a CDS encoding HIT family protein has protein sequence MREDNCIFCKIANGGIPSETIYEDNSFRVILDLGPASRGHALILPKQHYRDLCELDEETAKKVLPLAAKIGNAMKKSLGCAGFNVVQNNGEEAGQTVFHFHVHLIPRYEDGPVMVSWVPGEAGPKELTETGAAIRSALQSEGHNR, from the coding sequence GTGAGGGAAGATAATTGCATTTTCTGCAAAATTGCAAATGGCGGGATACCTTCTGAAACCATATATGAGGATAATAGCTTCCGCGTGATTCTGGATTTAGGGCCGGCTTCCAGGGGACATGCCCTGATCCTTCCAAAACAGCATTACAGAGATCTCTGTGAGCTGGATGAAGAAACAGCAAAAAAGGTTCTTCCATTAGCGGCTAAAATAGGAAACGCCATGAAGAAATCATTAGGCTGTGCCGGATTCAACGTTGTGCAGAATAATGGGGAAGAAGCAGGTCAGACAGTTTTTCATTTTCATGTGCATTTGATTCCTCGTTATGAGGATGGTCCTGTTATGGTTTCATGGGTGCCTGGCGAAGCAGGTCCAAAAGAATTAACAGAGACAGGAGCCGCTATAAGGAGCGCCCTGCAATCAGAGGGACATAATCGATGA
- a CDS encoding RNA polymerase sigma factor codes for MSIHEDENLLLQSIYGEYQGLLRRIAKTLHVPDMELDDVVQETFIAYFENYSLSWSDTRKKGMLIKILKRKSIDCLRKNGHYEKVSLDEDDAVNEVAMLTRYVVTDPLDVILGEEALLKITREISNMRDEWKEMAVLYFLEQLTIPEICEILKIPGTVCRSRIYRTRVCLKKILGPNFDI; via the coding sequence ATGAGCATACATGAAGATGAAAATTTGCTGCTTCAGTCCATCTATGGCGAGTACCAGGGACTGCTGCGCAGGATAGCGAAAACACTCCATGTACCGGACATGGAACTGGATGATGTGGTACAGGAAACTTTTATTGCATATTTTGAGAATTATTCATTATCATGGTCCGATACGCGAAAGAAAGGCATGCTGATTAAGATATTAAAGCGTAAATCCATTGATTGTCTTCGTAAAAACGGTCATTATGAAAAGGTGAGCCTGGATGAGGATGATGCAGTCAATGAGGTGGCAATGCTTACGAGATATGTGGTCACGGATCCCCTTGATGTGATCCTTGGAGAAGAAGCACTGTTAAAGATTACCAGAGAGATATCCAATATGAGGGATGAATGGAAGGAAATGGCTGTTCTATATTTCTTAGAACAGCTTACAATTCCTGAGATTTGTGAAATCTTAAAAATTCCGGGAACGGTTTGCCGTTCCCGGATATATCGTACAAGAGTTTGCTTAAAAAAGATTCTTGGTCCCAATTTTGATATCTAA